One part of the Palaemon carinicauda isolate YSFRI2023 chromosome 23, ASM3689809v2, whole genome shotgun sequence genome encodes these proteins:
- the LOC137617613 gene encoding uncharacterized protein has protein sequence MRSLYRAGYAWTLERELQEYGTEMVALQEVRWPGTRKWDLEKGAHMYSGRDDGFHRKVAGYYLSRRSMVAVEEFDAISSRIFTYIVSAHAPSEVSEDQEKDKCYDLLQSVFRQNTLT, from the exons ATGAGATCCCTATATAGAGCAGGATATGCTTGGACACTTGAGCGGGAACTACAGGAGTATGGTACAGAAATGGTTGCATTACAAGAGGTTAGATGGCCTGGGACAAGAAAGTGGGATTTAGAGAAAGGAGCTCATATGTATAGCGGAAGAGATGATGGTTTTCATCGGAAGGTAGCCGGATATTATCTGAGCAGAAGGTCCATGGTGGCAGTAGAGGAATTTGATGCTATAAGTAGTAGAATT TTTACCTACATTGTTTCAGCACATGCTCCATCTGAAGTATCAGAAGACCAAGAGAAAGACAAATGTTATGATTTATTACAGAGTGTTTTTAGACAGAATACCTTGACATGA